One Lysinibacillus fusiformis genomic window carries:
- a CDS encoding extracellular solute-binding protein, whose amino-acid sequence MKKMRIFGFLLVLMLVVLAACSSENKKDTTNNATDGDKASDSDKTDLEATPSGKLVIYTGRDEEMVQGVIDQFNEKYPDIEVEFLTMGAQQILERLRGEKANPQADFWWGGTQSALIVGANEDLLHAWKPSFIDTIDSNYKDADGRWIGEMLLPEVIMINSDLLTKESGPQDWDDLLDPKWKDQILIRGVLASGTMRTIYSSMIVRQGADSPEKGYDWLLKLDGNTKEYTQDPNALYLKLTRQEGSISLWNLQDILLKKYTTDYPFDYIYPKSGAPLLVDGVAVVKNAKNVENAQLFVEFLFEKEMVTKLANDYYQIPTRSDIDKATMPEWYQELDLKTFDIDWQLMSDKEAEWMEHWDTNIKGRGK is encoded by the coding sequence ATGAAGAAAATGCGTATTTTCGGTTTTTTACTTGTGTTGATGCTCGTTGTTTTAGCGGCTTGTAGTAGTGAAAACAAAAAGGATACTACAAACAATGCAACTGATGGCGACAAGGCGTCTGATTCTGACAAGACGGACTTAGAAGCAACTCCATCAGGTAAGCTTGTCATTTACACAGGACGTGATGAGGAAATGGTGCAAGGCGTAATCGATCAGTTTAATGAGAAGTACCCGGATATTGAAGTGGAGTTTTTAACAATGGGCGCTCAGCAGATCTTAGAGCGTCTACGAGGCGAAAAGGCAAACCCACAGGCAGATTTTTGGTGGGGAGGCACGCAATCAGCGCTTATTGTCGGTGCAAATGAAGACTTACTACACGCATGGAAGCCTAGCTTTATCGATACAATTGATAGCAATTATAAAGACGCAGATGGTCGCTGGATCGGTGAAATGTTACTACCAGAAGTAATAATGATTAACAGTGATCTACTAACTAAGGAATCAGGTCCACAAGATTGGGATGACTTATTGGATCCAAAATGGAAAGATCAAATCTTAATTCGGGGTGTGTTAGCCTCTGGTACGATGCGTACAATCTATTCATCCATGATTGTACGACAAGGTGCAGATTCACCCGAGAAAGGCTATGATTGGCTATTAAAATTGGATGGCAATACGAAAGAATATACACAAGACCCAAATGCACTTTATTTAAAACTAACACGTCAAGAGGGCAGCATTTCTTTATGGAATTTGCAGGACATTTTGCTAAAGAAATATACGACTGACTATCCGTTTGATTATATTTATCCAAAAAGTGGTGCCCCACTTTTAGTGGATGGTGTTGCTGTCGTAAAAAATGCGAAAAATGTGGAAAATGCGCAACTATTTGTAGAGTTCTTATTTGAAAAAGAAATGGTAACGAAATTAGCCAATGATTACTACCAAATTCCAACTCGCTCTGATATTGATAAAGCAACAATGCCAGAATGGTACCAGGAGTTAGATTTAAAAACATTTGATATTGATTGGCAGCTTATGTCTGATAAGGAAGCTGAATGGATGGAGCATTGGGATACGAATATTAAAGGCCGTGGGAAATAG